One Glycine max cultivar Williams 82 chromosome 3, Glycine_max_v4.0, whole genome shotgun sequence DNA window includes the following coding sequences:
- the LOC100811793 gene encoding MLO-like protein 1, protein MGGGGEEGNNLEFTPTWVVAVVCSVIVAASFAAERFLHYGGKFLKRKNQKPLYEALQKIKEELMLLGFISLLLTITQNGIIRICVPVGWTHHMLPCSLKDNGKEELTKTTSHFQTFFSFSDISGTARRLLAESESENEDHQPATGEKLGHCARKGKVPLLSVEALHHLHTFIFVLAVAHVTFCVLTVVFGGLKIREWKHWEDSIGNDNKNETQPVLEPTVTHVHQHAFIQNHFTGLGKDSAVLGWVKSFFKQFYGSVTKLDYVTLRLGFIMTHCKGNPKFNFHKYMIRALEDDFKKVVGISWYLWIFVVIFMLLNVHGWHAYFWISFIPLILLLAVGAKLEHVIIQLAHEVAEKHSAIEGELVVQPRDDHFWFNRPHIVLFLIHFILFQNAFEIAFFFWIWVIYGFDSCIMGRVRYIVPRLIIGIFIQLLCSYSTLPLYAIVTQMGTHFKKAVFDEQVQARLVGWAQKAKKKGQRGDNSHSGQGSSHVGAGIQLGSVFKRPSVPEDNVIVPRNDGPE, encoded by the exons ATGGGTGGTGGAGGTGAAGAAGGGAACAATTTGGAATTCACTCCCACttgggttgttgctgttgtttgTTCTGTGATCGTTGCTGCTTCATTTGCTGCTGAAAGGTTTCTTCACTATGGAGGGAAGTTTCTCAAGAGGAAGAATCAGAAGCCACTCTATGAAGCCCtgcaaaaaattaaagaag AGTTGATGCTATTGGGCTTTATTTCTCTGCTACTGACAATAACACAAAATGGGATAATCAGAATTTGTGTTCCAGTGGGTTGGACTCACCATATGCTTCCTTGCAGTCTAAAGGATAATGGAAAGGAAGAATTAACAAAAACCACATCACATTTTCagacttttttctctttctctgatATTTCTGGCACTGCTAGGCGCCTTTTAgctgagagtgagagtgagaatGAGGATCACCAACCAGCAACAGGAGAAAAACTTGGACACTGTGCTAGGAAG gGCAAGGTTCCTCTATTATCTGTGGAGGCACTGCATCACCTtcatacatttatttttgtCCTAGCTGTGGCCCATGTCACATTTTGTGTTCTCACTGTTGTTTTTGGAGGGCTAAAA ATACGTGAGTGGAAACACTGGGAAGACTCTATTGGCaatgacaataaaaatgaaacacaacCAG TTTTGGAACCCACAGTGACTCATGTTCACCAACATGCTTTTATCCAGAATCATTTTACTGGTCTTGGCAAAGATTCTGCTGTTCTGGGTTGGGTG AAATCATTTTTCAAGCAATTTTATGGGTCTGTGACCAAATTAGATTATGTGACATTAAGGCTTGGTTTCATTATG ACCCACTGCAAAGGAAATccaaagtttaattttcataaatacatgatccgtgcCCTTGAAGATGATTTCAAGAAAGTTGTTGGTATAAG TTGGTATCTTTGGATCTTTGTGGTCATCTTCATGTTGCTTAATGTCCATG GCTGGCACGCATATTTCTGGATTTCTTTCATTCCTCTCATT cTTCTACTTGCTGTGGGTGCTAAGTTAGAGCATGTAATAATTCAATTAGCTCATGAAGTAGCTGAGAAGCATTCAGCCATAGAAGGTGAATTAGTGGTCCAACCAAGAGATGATCACTTTTGGTTTAATCGGCCCCACATTGTCCTCTTCTTGATTCATTTCATCCTCTTCCAAAATGCTTTTGAGATTGCATTTTTCTTTTGGATATGG GTTATATATGGCTTTGACTCCTGTATAATGGGACGGGTTCGTTATATTGTTCCAAGACTCATTATTGG GATATTTATTCAGTTACTATGTAGCTATAGTACCCTGCCACTTTATGCAATCGTTACACAG ATGGGAACACACTTTAAGAAGGCCGTATTTGATGAACAAGTGCAAGCACGCCTTGTTGGTTGGGCTCAAAAGGCAAAGAAAAAAGGACAAAGAGGTGATAATAGCCACTCTGGCCAAGGAAGTTCTCATGTAGGTGCTGGAATTCAACTAGGATCAGTGTTCAAGAGGCCATCTGTCCCAGAAGACAATGTTATTGTCCCAAGAAATGATGGACCCGAATGA